In a single window of the Megalobrama amblycephala isolate DHTTF-2021 linkage group LG3, ASM1881202v1, whole genome shotgun sequence genome:
- the LOC125264862 gene encoding cornifelin homolog B-like, translating into MATKMVIQQPKPLIVAAASDQWSTSICECDNVNECCFSVWCFPCFACITARDHGECLCLPLLDSCGCIPPVTLSMRVSMRRRYGITDSICNDCVYSFFCGPCSWCQIRREMKARLHPITLFNNRPT; encoded by the exons ATGGCAACCAAGATGGTGATTCAGCAGCCCAAGCCATTGATAGTGGCTGCTGCATCAGACCAGTGGAGCACCAGCATCTGCGAATGCGACAACGTCAATGAAT GTTGTTTCTCTGTGTGGTGTTTCCCCTGCTTCGCCTGCATTACAGCCAGAGACCACGGAGAATGTCTCTGTCTCCCTCTACTAGACAGCTGCGGATGTATTCCTCCAGTTACTCTCTCCATGAGGGTGTCCATGCGCCGACGTTACGGCATCACG GACTCTATCTGTAATGACTGCGTGTACTCTTTCTTCTGTGGACCATGCTCATGGTGCCAGATCAGACGGGAGATGAAGGCAAGACTCCATCCTATCACTCTGTTCAACAACAGGCCAACCTAA